The Syntrophotalea acetylenivorans genome contains the following window.
TTGTTGTTCGACGGCGAGGTGTGCGTCTGTAAACTCATGGCGATTCTCGATCTACCGCAATCAACGGCCTCCCGGCATCTTGCGATCCTGAAAAATGCCGGGCTGGTAGAAGACCGTCGTGACGGCACCTGGTCTCACTATTCCCTGGCCAGTGAGAGCAGCCTATTGGCCGACAGCTTGCTGAAGGTGCTTCAAGAGTATCTGCCGGCCACCGTGGAAGGAGCGACCTACCGCCAACGCCTCTCGGAGGCTCTGCACAAAGAAAAGTACGTTTGAGTTTTTTTTTAGAATATATCCGAATTTACGGATGCATGCCTTTTGGGCTGATAGCCTGTATAGCTAATTCCAGGAGCGTGAAAACGAACAAAAA
Protein-coding sequences here:
- a CDS encoding ArsR/SmtB family transcription factor, which gives rise to MQATTEIFKALAHQTRLQILCLLFDGEVCVCKLMAILDLPQSTASRHLAILKNAGLVEDRRDGTWSHYSLASESSLLADSLLKVLQEYLPATVEGATYRQRLSEALHKEKYV